TAGTAGTAGCCCTCCAGGTAGGCCTTCGAGACCAGGCGGATGAGGTTGTGGAAGCCGGTGTCGTCGCGCGCCAGCAGCACCAGGTGGTAGGAAGCATCCCCGGTCTCGCCCTTCACCTTCTCCGTGCGGGGTCCGGGGGCCACGTACACCTCGCAGCCCAGGATGGGCTTCACCCCCCGGGAGGTGGCCTCGTCGTAGAACTCCACCGCGCCGAACAGGTTGCCGTGGTCGGTCAGGGCCACCGCCGGCATCCCCAGTTCGCGCACGCGGTCCACCAGGGGCCCGAACTGGCAGGCGCCGTCGAGGAGGCTGTAGTCCGAGTGGACGTGCAGGTGGACGAAGGACGGCTTCATGCCGGTGCGCGCCGTCCCGGGCGGGGCCCGGCGCGGAATCCTTTCTCTGGCAGTGGATGCAGGTGATCGCGCAACCATGGTGCGGCAAGAGCGTCCGGCGCGCAAGGGGCACCCGGGGACGCACCCGAAGACGTGTGGCACCCGAGGACGCGCGGCTCCGGGGACGTGGGCACGCGCGAACGTGCGGCCCCCGCGGACGCGCAGCGAAAGGCACATTCCGCGCGCCCGCCGACTGCAATTCGCACCGCGCCCACCCCGCAAGTTGCGCGGCGCACGATGCGGGGAGCCCGGGCGGCGGTCCTGCCGGCACCCGTCCGCCCGCAAGTTCGCAAGTCAGAAGCGATCCCCGGGGAGCGGCGGGCATGGCACGGCTCTCGCAATACCCTGCCGTGGTCGTGGCACCCTGGTCGTCACTGTATCGCCCGATTTCGGCTCATTGACGTTACTTCACTGCTCTGCATTCATGCCGGTCGTGGCAACCACAAGGAGGTTCTGTCCATGCTGAGCCGCAAGCTCGTCCTGTTGGGCATCCTGGTCACCGCCTGTTTTGGTCTCGCGGTCACCGGGTGCGGAGACAGCAACAGCATCGTCCGCCCGCCCGTGGACGAGGCGCCGATCCCGGTTCCTGAAGGCGTCACCGCCGCGGTGGACGTCGTAAGCGGGACGGTGTCCCTGAACTGGCTGCCGAGCTCCAGCGCGAGTGTCGTCGGCTACAACGTCTACCAGTACTTCCCCTCGCCGCTGCGCGAGAACTCGTACGTCAAGCTCAACGTGGCCGCAATCGCGGGCGTGTCGCTGGTGCGGGACGAGTTCGTCAACGGTGGCGACTTCGTGGTGAAGGCGGTCTCGTCCTCGGGCAAGGAGAGCGCCGGCTCGCAGTTCGTGCATCTCGAAGCCTACACCGGCCCGCCGGACGAGCTCCGCGAGCGGTAGGAAACGAAACGCGAAACACTGCGAGGGCCTCCCGGGGAGCGATCCCCGGGGGGCTCTTGCTTTCCGCCGGACGGCCAGGCAGGCCTTCCGGGAGGTCCCCGCCTGTCCCGGGCGGGAGTGCCGATATTTCTCCGCGCCTCCGGTCGGGCGCATCCCTGCGCCCTCCAACGTCGGCTCTGAGAAATATCGGCACTCCCTCCCGGGACCGGGTCCCTTCCGCCGTCAGCCGACCGGCCGGTTGTTCTCGTCCACTGTAATGCGGCGCGGCTGGTGTTCCAGGGCTTCGCGGTCCACCAGGAGACACTCGGTGTGGAGATCCAGGCGGTCGCCGGGCTGATAGCCGGGGAGGCCTCCGACGGACACGGTGCCGCTGCCCCTCGGGGCGGGCTCGGCGTGGCATTCGAAGGCGCCGCCGCCGTGGCGCACCACTCGAATGTGCTCCCCGGGCATGATGTGGGCCGCGGCGAGGAGCTCGGAATCCACGCGCACCCGGGCCGGGCCGGCGCCGTCCACCTCCGTCACGGTGAGCCCTTCCAGGCTCGACTTGCGATACGACCTCAGCATCTGCCCTCCGGGGACCGGTCCCCGCGCGCACTGCGCGTTGACA
Above is a window of Candidatus Eisenbacteria bacterium DNA encoding:
- a CDS encoding aspartate 1-decarboxylase; translation: MLRSYRKSSLEGLTVTEVDGAGPARVRVDSELLAAAHIMPGEHIRVVRHGGGAFECHAEPAPRGSGTVSVGGLPGYQPGDRLDLHTECLLVDREALEHQPRRITVDENNRPVG